From one Malus sylvestris chromosome 1, drMalSylv7.2, whole genome shotgun sequence genomic stretch:
- the LOC126629034 gene encoding CDPK-related kinase 3 produces MGQCYGKTIPTTENDPNTTTVTTITTSVHQRQTTPSQAGQNGAVSVKTTPARSSNPSPWPSPYPHGVSASPLPDGVSPSPARSSTPGRFFRRRFAPPSPAKHIKASLAKRFGKPKESPIPEEGGAEPEQSLDKSFGYGKNFGAKYELGKEVGRGHFGHTCSGRGKKGEHKDQAVAVKIISKAKMTTAISIEDVRREVKILKALSGHKHLVKFYDACEDANNVYIVMELCEGGELLDRILSRGGKYAEEDAKHIVVQILSVVSFCHLQGVVHRDLKPENFLFASRSEDADMKLIDFGLSDFIRPDERLNDIVGSAYYVAPEVLHRSYSLEGDIWSIGVITYILLCGSRPFWARTESGIFRAVLRADPSFDDLPWPTISLEAKDFVRRLLNKDYRKRMTAVQALSHPWLRDDSRPLPLDILIYKLVKSYLHATPFKRAALKSLSKALTEEELIYLRAQFMLLEPDKDERVSLRNFKMALQRNSTEAMKESKVVDIPNAMEPLAYRTMNFEEFCAAAISTHQLEALEGWEQIARTAFEHFEQEGNRVISIEELARELNLGPSAYNILRDWISSADGKLNFLGYTKFLHGVTIRSSNTRHH; encoded by the exons ATGGGCCAGTGCTACGGCAAAACCATTCCCACCACCGAAAATGACCCCAACACCACCACCGTAACTACAATCACTACCTCCGTTCACCAACGTCAAACGACGCCGTCTCAGGCCGGGCAGAACGGGGCCGTCAGCGTAAAAACCACGCCGGCCAGGTCGTCGAACCCTAGCCCGTGGCCGAGCCCCTACCCACACGGTGTATCGGCCAGCCCGTTGCCCGATGGAGTGTCGCCGTCTCCGGCGAGGTCGTCGACTCCGGGTAGGTTTTTCAGGCGGAGGTTCGCGCCTCCGTCTCCGGCTAAGCATATAAAGGCGTCGCTAGCGAAGCGTTTTGGGAAGCCGAAGGAGAGTCCGATTCCGGAGGAGGGTGGGGCGGAGCCGGAGCAGTCGCTGGACAAGAGTTTCGGGTACGGGAAGAATTTCGGAGCTAAGTACGAGCTCGGGAAGGAGGTGGGGCGAGGGCATTTTGGTCATACTTGCTCTGGTAGGGGAAAGAAGGGTGAGCACAAGGACCAGGCTGTGGCTGTTAAGATAATTTCGAAAGCCAAG ATGACGACAGCTATATCAATTGAAGATGTTCGTAGAGAGGTGAAGATATTGAAAGCTCTATCTGGGCATAAGCATCTTGTAAAATTTTATGATGCATGTGAAGACGCCAATAATGTTTACATTGTCATGGA ATTGTGTGAAGGGGGGGAACTTCTTGACAGAATTTTATCTAG AGGCGGAAAGTATGCAGAGGAAGATGCAAAACACATAGTTGTGCAAATCTTAAGTGTTGTTTCATTTTGTCATCTTCAAGGCGTTGTGCACCGTGACTTAAAACCAGAG AATTTCCTTTTCGCTTCTAGAAGTGAAGATGCCGATATGAAGCTTATTGATTTTGGTCTTTCTGACTTTATCAGACCAG ATGAAAGACTTAATGACATTGTTGGAAGTGCATACTATGTTGCGCCTGAAGTCCTCCATAGATCTTATAGCCTTGAGGGAGATATATGGAGCATTGGTGTTATCACCTATATCCTGCTATGTGGAAGCCGACCTTTCTGGGCACGAACCGAATCTGGAATTTTCCGTGCAGTGCTAAGAGCTGATCCTAGCTTCGATGATTTACCCTGGCCTACTATATCTCTAGAGGCCAAGGACTTCGTAAGAAGACTTTTGAATAAGGACTACAGAAAAAGAATGACTGCTGTCCAAGCCTTGT CTCACCCATGGTTGCGAGATGACAGTCGTCCTCTTCCTCTAGATATATTGATATATAAATTAGTCAAATCATATCTCCATGCTACGCCGTTCAAACGTGCAGCACTTAAG TCTCTTTCCAAAGCTTTGACGGAGGAAGAGCTGATATATCTAAGAGCCCAATTCATGCTATTGGAACCAGATAAAGATGAGCGTGTTTCTCTTCGTAATTTCAAAATG GCTCTACAGAGAAATTCAACTGAAGCGATGAAAGAGTCAAAGGTTGTTGATATCCCAAATGCG ATGGAACCGCTTGCTTATAGAACAATGAACTTCGAAGAATTTTGTGCAGCCGCAATCAGTACCCATCAATTGGAGGCCCTTGAAGGGTGGGAGCAGATAGCCCGTACCGCTTTTGAGCATTTTGAACAGGAGGGTAACCGAGTCATATCAATTGAAGAACTGGCAAGA GAATTAAATCTCGGCCCTTCTGCCTACAATATCCTCCGAGATTGGATCAGCAGCGCAGACGGAAAGCTCAATTTCCTTGGATATACAAAATTTTTGCACGGTGTGACGATCCGGAGCTCCAACACCAGACACCATTAG